TAATGGATGCCCATGATAAGGGATATAAAGTATGGGCCCTTATGGACAATAGTTTTGACAAGGACTTGACAAAAAAGGTGCTTTCTAGTGAAGAGGCACAAAATAATGTTATAAATCAGATATTAGTATATACCAGCATGTATAATATAGATGGCATAAATCTAGATTTTGAAAATGTATATTATGAAGATAAGGACAGGCTCACTCAATTTGTGGACAAGTTGACAAAGGCCCTCAAAAAACAAAACTTAGTTGTGTCCATGGACTTTACTATACCTTCTAGTAGCTTAAATTGGTCAAAATTCTATGATAGGGAAAGGATATCTGAAATAGTAGATTATTGTATGGTTATGACTTATGATGAGCATTGGGCATCAAGTCCTAAAAGTGGCTCAGTAGCATCTATAGGATGGGTGGAAAGTGGTATAGAAAAAACCCTTAGATATGTACCAAAGGAAAAATTGTTATTAGGCATCCCATTCTATACTAGAGAATGGGAGGAGACAAGGGACGAAAAAGGGAATATAGATATTAAATCCAGTGCCCTTTCCATGAAAACTGTAGATGAAAGGATAATAGAAAATAATTTGGTTCCTAAATGGTTAAATGAAGAAGGACAATACTATGTGGAGTATACGAAGGATAATAAGAGATATAGAATATGGATTGAAGACCAAAACTCCATAGGTCTTAAGGCACAGTTGGTTCATGAATATGACCTTGCAGGTGCGGCTTCATGGAGAAAGGGATTTGAAAAAGAGGGCATATGGACAGTATTGAAAACTGTAATTAAAGACAAAAATAAGATCGTTAGGCAATAAAAAAACAAAAAATACTTCAAAATATGAAAAGCATATATAATCGTATATTTATATATATAATTGCCAAAAACAGCGAAATTTTCGCTGTTTTTTTGTTTTTTCAAGATTGACATGGTTAACGAACGTTCACTATAATAAAGATGATAACAAAGAATTACCTGTATTTCTTAATTATTACAAAAATATGGATTGAAAACTATAAAAGGATTTTATTTATGGATTTAAGGTGGTGAGATAAAATGAATGATTTAAGTGATACCAAAAAGAGAATATTAGATGTATCATTGGACCTTTTTTCTAAGAATGGATATAGTGGAACATCTATAAGACAGATAGCCAGAAGTGTAGGGGTCAGTGAAAGTGCCATATATAATCATTTTAAAGGCAAAGATAAAATAATTAAGACTTTATTTGAGATATATGGTACAAATAGAGCCAAGGAATTTATAAGTAAAATAGATGAATATGATGATTTTTTATATAATCCTGATGAATTTTTAAAATCTCATGTAATGGATAATATTTTAGATGTTGTTTTTAATGATGAAACCAATAAATTTTTAAAGGTAGTTATGATGGAAGTATTTTGTATAAATATGGCTAGAGATATAACGGCTAATGAAATAATTGGTTTTGCTAAAGATAAATTGAGTGATTTATTTCAAAAAATGATAGAAAGAGGGGTCATTAAAGATTACAATCCAGAAGTTTTGGCAAATGAATTTTTGGCTCCATTGGCACTAATAAATTTAGAACATTTAATAAAAAACAATGAAAATAATATAGATTATTATAAAAGACAAATAAAAGAGCATATAGATTTCTTTTGGAATTCCATTAAATTAAAATAAAAATTATTTTATTATATTGGGGGTGCAGAGGGTGAATAATATATTAAATGTGGGTCTTGATGTGGGTTCAACTACTATAAAAATGGTAATTATTGACCAAAAGACCAATATAATTTTTAAAGACTATAAAAGACATTTTTCAGATATAAAAAATACAGTTGTTTCTATGATAAGTAGTGCGAAGGATGTACTACAAAGAAATAGATTAACAATAATGATAACAGGTTCTGGAGGCATGGGTATATCTAGAATTTTAGATATACCATTTATCCAAGAGGTAATAGCATGTACCAATACTATAGAAAGAGTTATTCCAGATACTGATGTTGCCATAGAATTGGGTGGAGAAGATGCAAAGATAACATATATGGGCAAATCAATGGAACAGAGGATGAATGGTACATGTGCAGGAGGTACTGGAGCATTTATAGATCAGATGTCAGCATTATTGCAAACGGATCCGTCAGGCCTTAATGCTTTAGCCAAAAAGCATCATACAATATATCCCATAGCATCTAGATGTGGAGTATTTGCTAAAACTGATATACAGCCCTTGTTAAATGAAGGGGCTTCAAAGGAAGATGTGGCTGCGTCGGTATTACAAGCAGTAGTAAATCAGACTATAAGTGGATTAGCTCAAGGAAAACCTATAAAAGGTAAGGTAGCTTTTCTCGGAGGTCCCCTTTATTTTATGTCTGAACTTAGAAATAGATTTATAGAGACATTAAAGTTAAAAGATGAGGACATAATATTTCCTAATAATTCTCAGTACTTTGTGGCTATTGGTGCTGCATTGTCTTCTAGAGATGAAATGCCAAGGTCTTTTGAATGTTTATATGATAGATTACCCGATATAAATGTGTCCAGTGAAGGAAAAAACGTACTATCAGAACCTTTGTTTATAGATAAAACAGAATACGAATCCTTTAAAAGACGACATAACAGACATAAGGCCAATAGGGTTTCAATAAATGAGTATAAAGGCAAGGCCTATTTGGGAATAGATGCCGGCTCTACAACAACTAAGATAGTTTTAATAAATGAAGAAGGGGATATATTAGAGTCTTATTATGGAAGTAATATGGGTAGCCCATTGGAATCTACTATAAAGGTATTAAAAAAACTCTATACTAAGGTAGGCGATGATATAGAGATAGTTAATTCCTGTGTAACTGGATATGGTGAAGGACTTATAAAAGCTGCTTTAAAGGTAGATATAGGAGAAATTGAAACAGTATCCCATTATAAAGCGGCAGAGTTTTTCCTTCCAGAGGTTGATTTTGTGTTGGATATTGGAGGACAGGACATGAAAAGCTTAAAGGTCCACGACGGAGTTATAGACTCCATAATGTTGAATGAAGCGTGTTCATCAGGATGTGGCTCCTTTATAGAGACCTTTGCCAATTCCTTAAATATGGGTGTAGAGGAGTTTGCAAATTCAGCGGTAAATTCTAAAAATCCTGTAGACTTGGGTACTAGATGTACTGTATTTATGAATTCAAGGGTAAAACAGGCTCAGAAAGAAGGCGCAGAAGTAAGTGATATATCTGCTGGAATATCCATATCTGTAATAAAAAATGCACTATATAAAGTTATACGAATGAGAAATGCGGAAGAATTAGGAGAAAATATAGTTGTACAGGGTGGCACATTTTATAATGATGCAGTTCTTAGGGCTATAGAAAAGATATCGGGCAGAGAAGTTATAAGACCTGATATTGCAGGGATAATGGGGGCATTTGGGGCAGCGTTGATAGCTAAATATCGCTATATAGAAAATAGTAAATCAACTTTACTGAACTATGATCAATTAGACAATTTTTCATTTAAGAATGAAATGAAAAGATGTGGACTTTGTGGCAATAACTGTCTTTTAACTATAAAAACGTTTTCTGATGGAAGAAAATATGTATCGGGGAATAGATGTGAGCGGGGAGCAGGTATAGAAAATCGTAAAAATGACATCCCAAATCTGTATGAATATAAATATAGAAGAGTGTTTAACTACAAGGCATTATCTGAAAAAGAGGCCAAGAGAGGAATTATAGGTATACCTAGAGTTCTTAATATATATGAAGATTATCCATTTTGGTTTACATTCTTTAAAGAACTGGGATATAGGGTAGTACTTTCTAGCAGATCTTCAAAGGATATATATGAGTTGGGAATGGAAACAATTCCTTCGGAATCGGTATGTTATCCAGGGAAATTGGTACATGGGCATATAGTAGATTTAATAAAAAATAAGGGCGTGGAAAAGATATTTTATCCATGCATTCCATATAATGTAAAAGAGGATAAAGATGCTGATAACCATTATAATTGTCCTATTGTAACATCTTACCCTGAAACTATTAATGCTAATATGGATATCATAAGAGAAGGTAATATAAAGTTTTACCATCCTTTTTTGCCATTAGATAACAATAAAAGAATGGTAAAAAGAGTAATGGAAGAGTTGAAATCTGAGAACTTAAGTCAAATAGAAGTAAAGAATGCTATTTCTAAAGCATATAAAGAACTTAATAGATATAAAGAAGATGTGCATAGAGAAGGTACTAGGGCATTAAATTATATAAAGGAAAAGGGCATTAAGGGGATAGTCCTTGCTGGAAGACCTTATCATATAGATCCAGAAATAAACCATGGGATTCCAGAAATGATTAAGTCTTTTGGGTTTGCAGTTATATCAGAAGATGCATTGAGGGATAAATCCAATATAGATAGGCCTTTGAGGGTTGTGGACCAGTGGATGTATCATTCTAGACTGTATGCAGCTGCTAGTTATGTAGCTAAAGAAAGGGATTTGGAATTGATACAGTTGAATTCATTTGGGTGTGGTTTGGATGCAGTTACTACTGATCAAGTCAAAGAAATATTAGAGAGATACGATAAGATATATACAGTTTTAAAAATTGATGAAATCAGTAATTTAGGAGCTGCAAGAATAAGAATAAGATCTTTACTTGCAGCAATAAAGGAAAGAGATAAGAGAGATTTCCGACCTAAAAAACTTTATGACATACCACAAAAGGTAATTTTTACCAAAGAGATGAAAAAGAGACATACAATATTGGTACCTCAAATGTCACCTATACATTTTCAGTTTTTGGAATCGGCTACTGAATCTTCAGGATATAATCTAAAAGTTCTTCCGTCAGTAGATAAAGAGGCTATAGATGAAGGGCTTAAGTATGTAAATAATGATGCATGTTATCCCTCTATAATAACTGTGGGACAAATAATGGAGGCCTTAAAGTCAGGGGAATATGATTTGGATAATACCTCAGTTATAATATCTCAAACTGGAGGTGGATGTAGGGCTACAAACTATATTGCGTTTATAAGGAAGGCATTGAGAGATGCCAATATGGACCATGTCCCCGTTATTTCATTAAATGCAGCTGGAATGGAAAAAAACCCAGGGTTTAATGTTTCTCTTAAGATGGCAGGGAAAATGATGATGGGACTTGTATATGGTGATCTTCTTATGAGGGTATTGTATAAAACAAGACCCTATGAAAAAATAGAGGGGTCAGCCAATAGAGTTTATGAACAATGGGTAGAGAAATGTAAAAGGAATATAATAGATGGCAATAAAAAACAATTTAAGAGAAATATATATAAAATAGTAGAGGACTTTGATGAATTAGAAATAGATGAAGATGTGGTAAAACCTAAAGTTGGAGTAGTTGGGGAAATATTAGTGAAATTCCATCCTACAGCCAATAATGATATAGTTTCAATATTAGAGGAAGAGGGCGCAGAGGCTGTAGTTCCTGATTTAATAGATTTCTTTTTATACAGTGCCTTTGATAATAAGATAAAATATAGAGATCTATCGGGAAGTTTCAAAAATATGTTTTTAGGAAATATAGCAATAGAGGCTATAGAATACTATAGAAAAGATATGAAAAAGGCTTTAAAAATGAGCAATAGATTTGAAGCACCAAAGAGTATACAGGAATTGGCTATGGGAGCAGAGAGACATTTATCATTGGCTAATCAGACAGGAGAGGGATGGTTTTTGACTGCAGAAATGGTAGAACTAATCGATTCAGGAGTAAATAATATAGTATGTCTTCAACCCTTTGCATGTTTACCTAATCATATAACAGGAAAAGGGATGATAAAAGAGTTGAGAAGGGCTTATCCATCTTCTAACATAGCTGCTATAGATTATGATCCAGGAGCCAGTGAGGTTAACCAACTAAATAGGATAAAGCTTATGTTATCGGTAGCGTTTAAGAATTTAGATAAAGGGATAAAAGCAGTTAGTAGTTCGTAGTGAGTTGTAAGTAGTTTATGGTGGAAATCCTATGGATTTCATCATTAAACTACTTACTATTAACTTTTAGCTACTAACTTGTTCTATATTTTCGTAAATTTTATAAATAATTACTTATACCCAATGGACTTGTTAATAATTGAAACTTAGATTAATCTAAGTTCTTTTTTAGAAATAATTCTAAGGAATGGTAATGATTAGGACCAATAACCTAGAGGAAATATAATATAATATATGTAAGGAGTTAAGTAAAACTATTATATGGGGTGTAAATTTATGAAAAATAATTTATTGGGCATTAAAGTTCCCATAGACAAGTGTACAAGTGGCATGAAGGTCATATCTGATGTAAAAGATGAATTTGGATTTATACTAACAGTTTCAGGCACGATATTAAATGAAAAAATAATAGAAAGACTTAAGAATAGGGGAATAGAAAGTGTTTTAATACATAACAAAGATGTTGAGGGGATTTTCGATTTATTGGATGATGAATCAGAAGATGTAAATTTTATGAATATAGAAATAAAACCTTCAACTCCTGAAATAGATATAGAGAGTAATAGTGTATATAAAAGTAGCCTAAGGATTATGGATAAGATTATGGATCAAGTAAAGGATTCTGGCAAATTAGATGTAAAAAAGGTTAAAGGCATAATGGTTCCATTATTTAATGAGATAGTTAGCAAGAATAATATATTGTATTGTTTAGAAATATTAAAAAATAAAAGTGTCTCGTCTTATTCCCATAGTGTCAATGTAGCTATACTATCAGGATTATTGGGAAAATGGATGGAACTTGATAAAATGCAAATTTTAAACCTTATAGAGGGTGGATTGCTTCATGATATAGGAAAGTATAAGATGCCTATAAATATTATAAATAAAAAGGAATATACCGAATCAGATATGAAATTATTGGAAAAACATCCTATACTGGGATATAAATTTGTATTAAGAATGAAAGATATATCTATAGATGTAAAAAAAATAATATTGGGGCATCATGAAAATTGTGATGGTACAGGATATCCCTTTGGCATAATTAGGGAACAAATGTCTTTAGAAACTAGGATAATTTCCGTAGTAGACAGATTTGATAATATATATGCTCGCAATAATAATGACAGTGACAATATAAATATTTTTACTGCTTTAGAAAGACTGTATAAAGAAGAATTTACTAAACTAGACTATCAACCCTTAGAAATTTTTGTAAGAAATATGCTTTGGAATCATATTGGGCGATATATATATTTGAATGATGATAGAATAGGAGAAGTTGTTTTTATAAATAATATGGCAAAGTTTAAGCCATTAATAAGGGTAGATGAGGGTATAATAGACCTTTCATCGGAAGATAAAGTAAAGATTAATAAAATTATACAATAAAATATAAGTTTTACATAAAGTGAAATCCTGTCAGGATTTCACTTTATTTTTATAAATAAATATATTTATTACCTTAAATTATGTTATATTAAGAACGAATATATCTAATATAGATATTGCCTTAATGGGGTGAGAAGATGTTTTTCAAAAACAATTTGGAAAAAAGAGTAAATAAAGCAAAAACTAATGAGAAAGAAATGAATAAATTACTAGAAGAATATAGACCTTTTATAATGAGTGTGATTACTAAAAGGTGTGGTAGATATATAGAATATGGAAAAGATGATGAAGTGACAATAGGAATGATGGCTTTCAAAGAAGCTATTGAATCCTTTGATGAAAGTAAGGGCAAGTTTTTAAGTTTTGCCAATAGAGTTATAAATTCAAGACTTATAGATTATTATAGGGCTAATAATAGAGATAAAAAAGAACTTTTGATACTATCCGATGAAGATATAAATTATAGATATGAGATGAAAGAAGCTATGATTCAATATAAAAGTACTAATGAAAATGAAAGTAGAAAAAGAGAGATAGAGGAATTTAAACAGGAATTATATAAATGGGGAATTACATTTCATAGGCTAATGGAGGTTTCTCCAAAGCATAAAAAACTTAGAGAAACATATAAAAATATGGCACTATGTATAATAGATAATCAAGAATTATTGGATCATTTGATAAAAACTAATAGACTCCCAATAAAAGAAATAGAA
Above is a genomic segment from Clostridiisalibacter paucivorans DSM 22131 containing:
- the sigI gene encoding RNA polymerase sigma-I factor, which codes for MFFKNNLEKRVNKAKTNEKEMNKLLEEYRPFIMSVITKRCGRYIEYGKDDEVTIGMMAFKEAIESFDESKGKFLSFANRVINSRLIDYYRANNRDKKELLILSDEDINYRYEMKEAMIQYKSTNENESRKREIEEFKQELYKWGITFHRLMEVSPKHKKLRETYKNMALCIIDNQELLDHLIKTNRLPIKEIEKYMNIHRKKIERGRIYIIALIIILTGDYPHIKEYIEWR
- a CDS encoding TetR/AcrR family transcriptional regulator; translated protein: MNDLSDTKKRILDVSLDLFSKNGYSGTSIRQIARSVGVSESAIYNHFKGKDKIIKTLFEIYGTNRAKEFISKIDEYDDFLYNPDEFLKSHVMDNILDVVFNDETNKFLKVVMMEVFCINMARDITANEIIGFAKDKLSDLFQKMIERGVIKDYNPEVLANEFLAPLALINLEHLIKNNENNIDYYKRQIKEHIDFFWNSIKLK
- a CDS encoding 2-hydroxyacyl-CoA dehydratase → MNNILNVGLDVGSTTIKMVIIDQKTNIIFKDYKRHFSDIKNTVVSMISSAKDVLQRNRLTIMITGSGGMGISRILDIPFIQEVIACTNTIERVIPDTDVAIELGGEDAKITYMGKSMEQRMNGTCAGGTGAFIDQMSALLQTDPSGLNALAKKHHTIYPIASRCGVFAKTDIQPLLNEGASKEDVAASVLQAVVNQTISGLAQGKPIKGKVAFLGGPLYFMSELRNRFIETLKLKDEDIIFPNNSQYFVAIGAALSSRDEMPRSFECLYDRLPDINVSSEGKNVLSEPLFIDKTEYESFKRRHNRHKANRVSINEYKGKAYLGIDAGSTTTKIVLINEEGDILESYYGSNMGSPLESTIKVLKKLYTKVGDDIEIVNSCVTGYGEGLIKAALKVDIGEIETVSHYKAAEFFLPEVDFVLDIGGQDMKSLKVHDGVIDSIMLNEACSSGCGSFIETFANSLNMGVEEFANSAVNSKNPVDLGTRCTVFMNSRVKQAQKEGAEVSDISAGISISVIKNALYKVIRMRNAEELGENIVVQGGTFYNDAVLRAIEKISGREVIRPDIAGIMGAFGAALIAKYRYIENSKSTLLNYDQLDNFSFKNEMKRCGLCGNNCLLTIKTFSDGRKYVSGNRCERGAGIENRKNDIPNLYEYKYRRVFNYKALSEKEAKRGIIGIPRVLNIYEDYPFWFTFFKELGYRVVLSSRSSKDIYELGMETIPSESVCYPGKLVHGHIVDLIKNKGVEKIFYPCIPYNVKEDKDADNHYNCPIVTSYPETINANMDIIREGNIKFYHPFLPLDNNKRMVKRVMEELKSENLSQIEVKNAISKAYKELNRYKEDVHREGTRALNYIKEKGIKGIVLAGRPYHIDPEINHGIPEMIKSFGFAVISEDALRDKSNIDRPLRVVDQWMYHSRLYAAASYVAKERDLELIQLNSFGCGLDAVTTDQVKEILERYDKIYTVLKIDEISNLGAARIRIRSLLAAIKERDKRDFRPKKLYDIPQKVIFTKEMKKRHTILVPQMSPIHFQFLESATESSGYNLKVLPSVDKEAIDEGLKYVNNDACYPSIITVGQIMEALKSGEYDLDNTSVIISQTGGGCRATNYIAFIRKALRDANMDHVPVISLNAAGMEKNPGFNVSLKMAGKMMMGLVYGDLLMRVLYKTRPYEKIEGSANRVYEQWVEKCKRNIIDGNKKQFKRNIYKIVEDFDELEIDEDVVKPKVGVVGEILVKFHPTANNDIVSILEEEGAEAVVPDLIDFFLYSAFDNKIKYRDLSGSFKNMFLGNIAIEAIEYYRKDMKKALKMSNRFEAPKSIQELAMGAERHLSLANQTGEGWFLTAEMVELIDSGVNNIVCLQPFACLPNHITGKGMIKELRRAYPSSNIAAIDYDPGASEVNQLNRIKLMLSVAFKNLDKGIKAVSSS
- a CDS encoding HD-GYP domain-containing protein yields the protein MKNNLLGIKVPIDKCTSGMKVISDVKDEFGFILTVSGTILNEKIIERLKNRGIESVLIHNKDVEGIFDLLDDESEDVNFMNIEIKPSTPEIDIESNSVYKSSLRIMDKIMDQVKDSGKLDVKKVKGIMVPLFNEIVSKNNILYCLEILKNKSVSSYSHSVNVAILSGLLGKWMELDKMQILNLIEGGLLHDIGKYKMPINIINKKEYTESDMKLLEKHPILGYKFVLRMKDISIDVKKIILGHHENCDGTGYPFGIIREQMSLETRIISVVDRFDNIYARNNNDSDNINIFTALERLYKEEFTKLDYQPLEIFVRNMLWNHIGRYIYLNDDRIGEVVFINNMAKFKPLIRVDEGIIDLSSEDKVKINKIIQ